The Nycticebus coucang isolate mNycCou1 chromosome 10, mNycCou1.pri, whole genome shotgun sequence sequence tcttttctcatctgtattGCTAGATGTCATCACTGAAGGACATTTGGGGCCCTCTACTTTAATTACTacatatcttctttcttttctagccTCAACATACTTGTCTTATTTTTTGGACAAAAggtgatttctttattttaacttatttgggttgagtttgCAATTATGTGTTGGAAAAGCCATTACATCTAAAAATGAGATCTTAGAAAAAGAATGGTACCACATAGGTACACATTGGCACATTGCCTTGTGCTACAGCCACTGTtaacatgtggctggcactctgcCCCACTTGGATGCCAAGTATCCCACACTGGGTGGCCATGTGGGCAAATCCTGGTCTGAGGATTTGCCCATCCCTAAACCTAGCCCTCAGAACTGGGTACAGTATCCATCTGGTTTCCAGTTAAACTCTTCTGCTAAGAAAGGAAGACTTATATTATATACTTGACAGCTAAATTTTTGCAATAATCACTATTTGGTGGGGCTTCAGGAAAATATGattcatatggaaaaataaaggaGCTGTATTGGTTAAGGTCTTCCTCCATGTTGACCTATTTTTCCTGAGGAAGGCAGCACTTCCATATACTGTATTTCTGTATATCCACCAAGCCCAGTCTTAGGGGAGACAAACTCACATTATGGCTTTTATGGAGCCCTCCTTGATGGTATAGGTCTTAATTCTGTTGACAGGAAGTTGCCGGGTGGTTAGACTCACACAGATACTCTTTTCTGGGATTTCACTCCCCACACCTGGTGAGGGAAAGGCAAAATAAAACTGTAAATCAAACATTATCAAGTTCCTGGAAACAATCTCTTGTTAGATTGCTCCAAGAATGGCGTAGGAATAGAAACAAGACTATTTGCTCTTTGGGGGAAGAGACAGTTCACATTGGTATGCTCCGTTTCCTGCACATGATATATTGTGAGTGAATGTTTgactaattaaaaaattaatcaagagCATTGTTTCAAGAATTTCATGCTCATAGAGAAAATAACAAGGTGTTATCCATCTCTGTGTGTATTTTCATGGGAAGACTTGAGATGGCTAGCACAGGCCCAACATTCATCCATTCCCATAGAGAGCAGCTCTTTATTGAGTACCCATTGTGTCCCATGCGTTTAAGGCGCTCGTTCAGACAGACGTCATTTCTGTTTTCATAGAGCACATGTTCTGGTGAGGGGCGTCAGGCCACAAACAGACAAGCACAGAAGatcatttcaaatatttacaaGTGTTACAGTGCTCAAAGTCAGATGACTAAGAGTAATTATGATACGGAGTAATTTAAGCAAGGCAACCATCAATGGGCCACTTGCTtttgactgaataaataaaagtgttctCATTTGAAATGGTAAATTATAAGACATATAAAGGAAGTAGTTCCTAAAGCATTCTTTCTCAATAGCAACAAGCCAAGGGTAATGAACCTGTTAAGTGTAGAGAACCATCTTTTGTGGTATAAGGGGAAAAAAGCTGGGGGAGTCAATACTATTAAGGGTTGGGTTAAAATTCCATCAGTTTCTAAGTGCTGATTTTCTCCTTAGCTTTATAGACTGGTGTTTCCTTCCAGAGAACATGCAGCTAAAAAACATCTAAAGTATCTGCTGATAATGATCAAGTTTGATCCACAGTGTTGCCGAGTTCAAATAGCatctttttaaagatgaaataaacaaAAGGTGCTCACTGACGTTGCTTGTCTTcacccttccctctcctttccatCACTCTCCATGCCAATCTGCTCACTCTTCACCCTCTGCCTTtgccagtttattttttaatactgaaCTTGTTTCCCAACCCAACCCTGTTTCTCTTATAATGTAAGAAACAATTATTTCTTTCTGCAAAGTATTTAACATGGAACTCTCAAGCCCTGGAGAATCCTACTCTGTACTCTGAGCCACGAAACCTTTTTCTAATTCTCAGCAATGTTGTATATCTGTGTTATTCATTAAAACATTGCCTGTACTTGTTTTGCAGAGTTGAATCACAGCAGAGATAGTTTTGCCCCATTTTTGAACATAAGAAGCTGAGTACCAGTGGGACTTACAGAGTCCTCCAAGTAGACAATTGTGCAGGTATCCCCAGCCTGTAGCACAGCATCCTTCCTTTACCCAGATCTGGGTCTCCACTGAACAGTACACCTATCATTTCAGTAAAATGCTGACCATGTCACAACATGCAGCCTGATTTAATAgtctttaacatttttgtttcatcGACGTTTTTTGTTTTGCCCATAATTTCAAGGATTTCCAATCTTTGCCACCTTTATTCATAGACACCTCCCATTGGGGATTCCATGATCAGATTATGATATGATAGTCTAAGTAATAAGTCTACACATCAGGATACAAATAAGTCTATGAATTAATTCCAGCCACCAGGAAAACATggtcattttaagaaataatctgTTGAACCCTCAGGTAAGGCTCAGCATATCTGAATCTCAGCCAGATATGTCTTGCAGATTTGTTCAATTGTATACAGGCTATTAGCACTTCTTATCATACAATCTTTTACAAATTCAAAAGATGTTTCATACATGGTAACATTCATCACAGTAATAATAGATTCTCCCACATACTTGAAGGTAATAATTGATTTCTGGATATGAAGATATGAACTTCCAGtcattttggtttggttttattaatagaaaaatttgattttctttggaaCATACCTCCTCCAGTACATCCCCACATTGTGACTGAACTCCCAAAGATTTTGAGAATTCATCAAGATCTATATTTAATGGGCAAAATCTACAAAAGCATTTACAATCATCACCATCATAGCTAATAGTAAGCAAAAAAATACTGTTTATAAAGAAATCtgatatgattaaataaataaaaatgaactttaaaagaGCGTGTCTTTTATATTCAATTTATAGATAAACATAGGCCCtcagtggtttaaaaaaattatccaaaatcATCCAGTTAGGAAGAGTAGGAGCCCAGATATGAAGTTCTCTCTGTTTTGGAAGTCTACAAAGTCTCAAGTTGATattatcatttctcttttttcacatGGGAAGTTCGAGGCTTACCTTGATAAAGCAGCTTACTGCAGTCAAAACCTGAGTCAAACCCCAAATGTGTCCCCACCTGTCCCCTGTTCCTCATCTCACAGACAACTCCTCCACTCACCTTCCACCAGGTGTTCAGTGAGGCAGCAGATGCCAAGGAAGGCCAGGATGAAGGGTCTCATGGCTGAGTCTGGTGAGCTGGGCAGCGAAAAGTGAGGACCCAGCTCCTCACCAGCCTCTTTTATCCTCTGATGGTCACCATGCTTCCGGTGGTGTGAGGGGGCTTTCAGAGTTGGTGTGGGATCACGGAAAGTCTTTGCAATACCAAcgctttttttctttaacaaaaagtTCCCTTGCCTCGTTCATACTAACCTCACACTTGGTGGCCTTTTCCCCCTCCTGTGGTTAATGTGTCAATGAAACCAAATGCATGCATAAAAGAAAACGTGCTTGTCTTTTCTGCCACCAGTCTAAACTCAGATCTTCCACTGCAAATATACCTCAAGAATGTCCACTGTCCAATACAGGGACAGTGTAAAGGAAATGAGGCAGCGCGGTCACCACAGCCCATCCCAATCAGCCTCATGAGACACCCACGATGACATAGGGCTCACACAACCCTGGAGCCCATGAggacctgcctctgcctcccctgggAGTGGAAGAGATGTGCCTGCCACACTGAGATTCCCATTCCTGCGCTTTCTCTTTGTTCCTATTTCTCTCCTCTACCCTCATTCATACTCTGACCCGCATTTCTTTATACCACTCTCCCCAGGTACCCAAGAAACATTTCAATCATTGTCTTGTTTGTGTCTATGTGctcatgtttgttttatttcagcttcatagatacatttttaaagacttttgaaAAGTTTTCCTATACcaatttaattttggaaaatagagATGAAATTACTTATAACCTTGCCATTCATTACTTATAACAGCCctaagtgcttttaaaaaattatctatttttaatgtttttccagTGAGTCTCCACTGATATATTAATACACATGCTCATGTAATTTTGGTCATTATAAATACCATTttaatgggctcagcacctgtaactcagtggcaggcctccagccacatacatgagagctggtgggttcgaatccagcccaggccagctaaaacaacaatgacaactacaaccaacaaatacctgggcgttgttgcctgtagtcccagctgcttgggaggctgaggcaagagaattgcttaaggccaagagtctgaggttgctgtgagctgtgacactacagcactctacccagggcaacagattaagactctgtctcaaaaaataaataaataccattttgAGATCAATTTAAATATCTTCCCATATTGCTTTAGTCTTCATGTTTTCTATTTGAGTgaacatgtacacatacacattaaACCATTACCCTGTAATTTATTCTTACATGGATCGTATGTATAAGGTCCGTTTCACTAAGGGACACTGAATTATTTCCCTTTAGTAACCCTGAGTAGGATTACCAGGTAAAACCTCATGATCATCTCTACAGCTCTTGTTACATCTTGCCATAAAGTCTTCTCAAAATGCGGTTTTAATTTGCAATGCCTCCAGCAGGGTTCAAATATATTGGTTGTACTACAATCTTTCTGGCATTCAGgaatatgaaaattaattcatacattttctttttttattaaatcatagctgtgtacattgatatgatcatggggcatcattcactataATTCATACATTTTCATAAAGGTTATAGTATAACCTCTGAGAGGTTTTTCACTAATGGCATTTAATTTTCTGGCCAGACATCACTCTGAACTTCAGAACAGCTCCTAATGTCTACTTCACTACCTGATCATTCCTTAAACTCTGGACACATATTCTATTCAAACTGTTTCTCCCCCAATACTCCATGTTAAGTAGTAGTGTGTCTTTTTCCATCCAATTTCCAAATCAACATGTGTGGGGATCATCTGAGACTCTTGGTCATACACCTCTATGTCACTCTCCACAGAGCTAGATGAAGTATTCCTTCAAGATGGCTCCTCCTTTCTTGTCACACTGCTCATGGGAGGCCATCATCATTCCTTGTTAGGACTGTTGTAGTACACCAACTACAGTCCAGAGTCTCCTGCCTTCAAGTCTGTTCTCCACAGCATGGGCAGAGTAATCAGTCTAAAACTTTTTCACAGAAGAttgaaaccaactgaaaacacaTTTCAGAAAACCTTGTCTAGAGCACAACCTGGGGAGAGTGGTACCAAAAGTATACCTGTGAGGGGGGTGAGGTGCCAAACACAGCAGGGTCCAAATCGGGACCTTTCCTGGAGCAAGAGGCATTGGAGATCTTTTGATGGTGAATTCAACACAGGTGAAGACAGAGAGATACTTGGTATAAATACAATTGAATCATACATCTTCCAGTGAAATTCCTTAGTCTTGGGACAAACCTTGGTTCTACATCACTTTTCTTGGTGATTATTGTTCTGCTTGTGTGTATTTCCCAATACTGGGAAATGTGGAATTGTACCCCTTTTAGTTCCATAAGTTGCTAATAATGAATGATCTAATTTTTACATGATCTTTTATTTTATGAGATGCTGTGCAAAAAGAATTAGTTTTTTCTTCAAAAAGAGTTTTatagagagaataaaaaatagttatttcacTGTCACAAACTTCAAGTCATGTTTGTCAAACCTgtaaaagttatatttaataaCTTGCGTCACTGGGTTTGCTTAAATTAGTAAATTCTAACATCTAGATAGATATTATCTATAACTGATAGATATTATCTATATAAGTTCATATTAAAAGCATAGAACAAGAATCAGCATATATGTCTGTCCCACAtttgttaataaagttttattgagacACAGCAATGCCCATTTCCTTACATATTGGCTATTACTGCTTATGTACTACAACAGCAAAGTTGATCtggtacatatttttcttttttttttttgtacttaaaaatttcttgctttattgtacatgtttttccccttttttataaacaaatctctaaataaatattcttaaaataagcTTCTGCATTCCTGTTTGGTACATATTTTTCAAAACCTATATTTGCCATCTGACCCCTTACAGAAAAACTTTGCTGACCCCTAGTTAGACCCTAATTTATATTTGTTACTAAAATCATTTATGTTCAATAggatataaatatgtaaaaattttaaaaaggtagagAGGGAAAAAAGACTAAAGAAGTACACGAAAACATTTACAGTGGAAAAACTCCCCAGGAAGTTACCACATTCATGGTCTGGCTGGGAGAGTGAGAGTAGCTTCTTGTATTTCAAGCCCTTGTATCATTTATTACATATGTTATTTACTTATTCCTCACTAGTGAAAATACGTGGTGTTAACACACAGGCACGCTCTCATCAGATGGGTTCATAATCTCCTTTGTTCCTTGATAAAAGTTATATAGCCAACAAAGAAGAACTCAAaggaatttctaaaaatatcagTGGTTGTCAAAAGGTTGAAACTGCTCTGTGTTACATACATAATAGGATCTATATCAGGGTCTGGAACTCACTGGCTCAAAGTAGCAGAGGAATTGTTGCATGTTGAGCACTACCCAGAAGTTGCTTAAAAATTGTTCTGGTTA is a genomic window containing:
- the XCL1 gene encoding lymphotactin, with the translated sequence MRPFILAFLGICCLTEHLVEGVGSEIPEKSICVSLTTRQLPVNRIKTYTIKEGSIKAIIFITKRGLKVCADPQAKWVKSAVEIINGKSKAKSNMLQTKPTGPQQSTKTAVTLTG